The following is a genomic window from Pararhizobium capsulatum DSM 1112.
AACGGGACGCCTTGGCGCGTGCCTTCGCGACCCATGGGTTTTTCGACCGGATGCGGCTTGCGGCAGAGCGCCTTGATGGTGACGTGGGAACATGGTTGTCGATTTCGGCCGAGCACGGGATTGCAGCGGCATTCTGGAGCGCACCATCCCCGACGGGGGTTCCCGTGGTCTGGTGTCAGACGATTGAAACAGGCAGCGAGGCTCCGCTGCTCAGCCTCCCGACGGAAGGCTACGCGGCCGCGCCGACCCTGCCGCAAGCTATGGCCAACGCCTTGCTGGAAGCCCTCGTGACGCGGGCAGCGGTCATATCCGGGGCGCGGGACGATCTGACGGCGACCCATTATAGTCGCGCGCGCGCTGATATCGTTGCAACGGCGAGACAGCTCATTCTTGACGCGGGAAAGACAGAGAGCAGCGGATTGCAGGAAATCCCGGCTGTTCAATGCGCCAGCGATATTGTCGAACGTGTCACAGTAGTGGGGCTGGGAGCGGTGATCGCCGTTCCCGTAGGCTCTGACAGGGGTATCCATTGCGTGCGCACGGTTCTTTCGGCAGCACTTCCCCTTGCCGTCGTGCGGTGAGGCGGTGATGGCCGGAAGCGACACGCAAGGACCGCTCCTCGTCTTTCTCGGTCCCACGCTTCGGTTGGCGGATGCGCGCGAAATTCTCGATGCCGTCTATCTGCAGCCGGCCGGGCAGGGCGATATCCTGCTGGCCGCGCATGCCTTTCGCCCGCGCGCCATGCTACTGATCGACGGCCAGTTCGAGCATCGGCCGGCCGCTCGGCACAAGGAAATCCTGTGGGCGATGGCCCAAGGCATCGTCATGGTCGGGGCGGCCAGCATGGGCGCGCTGCGTGCTGCGGAACTGGCGCCTTGCGGCATGGTCGGCGTGGGCCTCGTCTATCGCTGGTACCGCCGCTGGCCGCTGGCCCCGGATGACGCGGTTGCAATCCAGTCGGCGCCGGCCGAACTCGGCTTCATGCCGTTGACCGATGCCCTGATCGACCTGCAGCGGACCTTTGCGATGCTGATGCGACGGGGCCTTATCTCGTGGAAGGAGCGGCAAGCGCTTGCCGCCATTGCCCGGACAACGGATTTTCGCCAGCGCACGCTCGAAAATGCGTTTTCCGAGGTGGGTCTTCTGGCGGAGAGATGTGCTGGCTTGCGATCGCAGATCATCCACCAGAAGGCTGTGGATGCCATACAATCCCTACGCCTTCTGCCGGATATCGTGAAGCGTCGGCAGGGCTCTCGCTCTCTGCAGCAGTGGCGTGTGACCAACACTATGCTGCGGGATCTGGAAGCCGCCAACATTGACATATCATTGATACATAAATACTAATAAAACCTATAGCTGCATGCCTCCGTTGGAAGAGATATTGTGCGATGAGCCCGTATCTGAACGCAGCCCCGGCAACATCGGATGCCCGCCTCGGCACACGGTTCTGGATTTATCCGCAACCACCCTTCATCCCCGGCTACGAGCAGCCGGATCGCGTCTGGCTGAACATTTCCCGCGACGATATTTCCGATGGTCCGAGCGACGGTTCGATGTATGTCGCCGATCCGCTTTTCGACAAGCAGCCCTATGGTCCCAGCGCGTTGCCGCCCTTTCTTGGACCATGTCGTGCACCGGCACGCGCGAGCATCGACCGGCATTTCGATCATCTCGATCCGCAGTCGCGCGCCTATCTCGGCGTCCATGCCTATGCCTGCGTGCATTTTGTTCTCGATGTCTGGCATAGCTATCTTGGCAGGCCAGTCGAATGGTTCTTCCGGGACGTCTACCCCCGGCTGGAGATCGTGCCGCTGGTGGACTGGCCAAATGCCCAGGCGGGGTATGGTTTCCTCGAACTCGGTTTCTCGGATGTCGGTGGCATACGCCGGCCCTACGCCCTGAATTTCGATAGCATCGCCCACGAAATGGGGCATCTCATCAGCCTGTCGGAGGCGGGTTTCCCGACGGGGCTTTCACGAGGCGACGACTTCTTCGTCTTTTCGGAGGCTTTTTCGGATTGCGTGTCGCTCATCTCGTTCCTGCACTTCGATTCTGCGATCGATCGTCTGCTGCGGCGGACCCGGGGCAACCTGCTCCTCTACAACGAACTCAACCGTTTCGCCGAGACGAGCCCCGAGACGCAGATCCGTCTTGCCACGAATTTTCGGCGCATGTCGGAGGTGACGCGCGAGGTTCACGATCGCGCGTTGCCGTTCATCGGCGCGGTCTTCGACAGCATCGTCGATGCCTATCATTTTCGGCTGGTGGAGAGCGGGTGCGCCGGGCAAAGCCTGATCGATACGGATCTGCGTGATCTCAGCCTGGGCGATTTCGATCGGTTTCACACCTTGACCGCCGATGCTTTCGCCGACGATCCGCTGGCGTTCAAGCGTGCCCTGATTGCTGCCCGTGACGATATCGGCCGCGCACTGGCGAGGTCGCTGAGGATGCTCGATCCCGACAATCTCAAGCTTGAACTTGCAGCAGCTGCAGTCGTGACTTCAGCGCGCGGTCATGCGGCGGACCGGCTGCGTGAGAATTTCATCTGGCGCGAAATCATCAATCCAACTTGAACCGTGGAAGGAAACGAAGATGAGCAGCTGCAGCGAGAACCCCTATGCGGGCATGCGTGACGAGGTCTTTAATCCCGGCGAGGTTCGCCTTTATGGACGCAGCCAGTTCAACCCACCTGACGGCCTGGGAGGTGAACCGGATGGGACCGGCCAGATCGCGGCGGATGGGAAGAAAATGCGGTTTCGCGCCGGCGAGGGCTATATCGCCATGGACATGCGACAGGATGCGGAGGCTGTCAGTGTCGGCATCATCTATGGTTATGCTTACGAGGGACATTGCTACAAGCTACCGAAGCCGCGCATCATGTATTTGCCGGTGGAACACCAGCCAATTGTCGGCGGTGATAGCGGCTGCGATTGCGGTTATGCGCCAGAGCTTGGCTATGTTGTCTGGGCGGTGGACAAGCTCGATCGTGTCATCGTCCTCGATATGCGCTCGGATGACGTAAAGACCCTGCTCCTGGAGGAGAATATGCCGGGCAACCGCTCACCGCAGGCCTATGCCCAAGCGATGGCGATGGCGCCTCAGCGAGGCCGGGAATAGGCGGGATGTCCCGCCCATCGCTTGAGAGAAATTCGCTCGCCGCAAACCGGTTTCGGCGGGAAGGCGTCACCGAAACGTATCAGGAGAGGCTTATATAATAAATACCGACGCCGATCGTGCGATCAATGGGCTGAGAAAAGCTGTGCAAGCGAGAGTCGTTCGGAAGGAGACAGGGAGGGGTCACTCTCTGCCTCATCGACGAGGCCAGCCTGCTCGATGCAAAAAGCATGGGCGGCAATTGCCGCTTCATCCTGGTCCTTGAAAGGACCGAGAACGGTCGAGTATTCCTCTATCGTCACCGACATCGTCCTGGTGTCATCGTTGTAGATGAAAGTTGCCCTCAGGGGGCGCCTACTTGTTGCCATTGGATCCTCTGAATCAATTCGCCGCTTCGATTTCGCGTATGCGTACGAGGTTTCTTTTCGTTTGAAACAGTAGGACCTATGTTTTTCTACGCGGGAGGTTGGCCTGTCATCTCCTGCCAACTTAATTGCGAAGACACGCAGCGCAAGTCGTTTTTTTGCTCCAGATGAACATGGTTTGCCTTTGTCTGGAAAACAACAATGCGTACCCATAGAAAAGGTTCCATGCGATCGTCACTTCAGTCGTGCGACCAGGCAACTGCATCGCTCGCGCATCGATTGCAGAGAAAAAATTCGCTGGCAGGTGATGTCGAACGTTGGAAGATCGCGCCGCAGTGAACGCATACGAGTTCCGTGGGGGGCGCCGAGCGACGTGGCTCCTCCGATTGATCTGCCAGCGCGCCCTTTTTGACCTTGCTCAACGGCTTTAGACTGACATCTCTTGGTTGATGGCTGCTGCATCCGGTCGCGGTGGGGGTGCCGATCCTATTGTCCGGCGTCTCAATCATCGGCAAGGGCTGGCGGTTTCCTTGTTCGTCGATCATTCCGGCAGAGCAAAGTTAAAACGCTCGACATCACGTGCGAGCGATATGGTTTGGCTGGACGTTCCGGATTGAAAAAGGGCCTCTTTCCCGGATCCGGAACAAACACGGATGCAAATCGTTTCTCAAGAACTTGGCAGAGGTAGAGACACGGCTCCAGACCCGGTAAATCTTGCTGATTAGACCCGCTGAATCGACCGTCAAGCAACCGTCCTATAACGTACCAAAAACGGCCTGCGGATATCGCTTGTTTATCCAACATTCCTCCCTTCGGGTTTAACCAGATTTCGGCTGGAAAAAACAAGAGAATTCTTAATACGATAGTGTACGATGGTTTCGCTATTTTCACGTGTGCATATGGCAAGATGAAAAATGCAGGCACGCCTTTCGTCGTGAAGGCCGAGTGCCTTCCCGTCCACTTGGTACAGGACCGCAATGACGTCACCGGATTCACCCGCAGCAAGATTTGAAATTCAGCGCTACGACAAAGTATGGGTCGTGACGGTTTACCAGTTCGACCATAGTGAGCATCGCTCCTTCCAGAGCCGCGACCAGGCGGCGGAATTTGGCAACGCACGCGTCAAGATTGCAGCACAAAGCCGACGTGGGCCGACGAGTCCTCCGGACAAGGAAGGCTGATCTGAAGACGGCCGGTCTCAAGAAAAATGCGATTTTGGCTTTCTTCCTGGAGTTTGTCAGGGAAAAGTGGGAACCGGTTTGTCCCTGACAATCGAAAACTAGCGAATGTCTGGTTCAATCTGAACATTCGCAAAGGGTCGTTTGCTATTTCTGCCCGAAGGCGCATAGTGGCTACATCTCGACAAGGGCGCCAGGCCCTTCTCCAGCAAAACAATCAGACATCGCAGCTATCCACTTGGTCGAAAACGTACATTCGCCCGTGTGATATGGCGCACCGACCTGCTTTGTCCCATAACCTGTCATGAATGAGTTGGCGTTTGGTCCTGCTGTGTAATTCCTTAAGCCGGAATCGGTCTAAGGATAAAATTGTGCAGAAGGCATAAAGTGCTACGGCAACCTGAGTGCGTCATAGATGACGCACGGCGCTGCAGCCCGAACTCCGACGGGATTGGAGAATGGAATGTCACAACCAACGCAGCGCGCGGTTCAGAATATACTTCTGAAAGCGCTGCGACCGGAAGACTTCGACGCACTCTCTGCGCACATGGAGTGGGTAAAACTGTCTTTGAGGGAGGTTGTTGTCGAGGCAGATGAACCGAACCCATTCGTGTATTTCATAGAAGATGGACTGGCATCGGTCGTCGCCCGATCGTCGGATGGTGAAACATGCGAAGTCGGTCACGTGGGGCGCGAAGGCATGACCGGTTACCACGTGCTTCTCCTGACGCGCACCACCACGCATCGAACGTTCATGCAGGCAACCGGAGCCGGCTTCAGGGTCGCCGTCCAGCCGTTTCTCGGCGTCGTGAACAACCATTCACAGATGCACAGCCTGTTTCTTCGCTACATTCATTCCTGCGAAGTTCAGCTCGGACATTCGGCTCTGGCGAACGCCCGCTACAGCATGTATGCGCGGCTGGCGAGATGGCTGCTGATGTGCCATGACCGAATTGACGGTGACAACCTGCCGCTGACGCATGAGTTCCTGTCTCTGATGCTAGGCGTCCGGCGATCGGGCGTAACCGATCAGCTCCATATTCTGGAAGGCCTGCATGCGATAAAGGCCACGCGGGGAAATGTCCGGATCATCGACCGACGCAAGCTTGAGGAGGTCGCCGGCGGCTGCTATGGCGCCGCCGAGGCGGAGTATAGGCGCCTGATCGAGGAGCCGGTGGAAGATTTCGATCTTTCGTGAACTCAATCCGAAGCCGTCACGGCTTCGGAAAAGGCGATTTTCATCAATACATTTCCGGTTTAGTCGCAAATTTCGATGCTTCTTCCAAAGATCGTGCGCCCTTCGCGCATCGCCGTGCTCATCAAGGCTCGTGCATCCGCGATGGCCTCGATCCTCGCCTGGCCGAGATCGTCCAGTTCGGTTCCCTCGGGGTCATCGATGGGTCCGTTGGCGGTCATGATGTTGAAAAAGTACCTGGGCACGCAGCGCCGCTCCTCGCGTCGGCTCTCCAAACCTAGCCAAAACTTGGGATGCGGCGCAAGCACGGGGCAGCGGTAAAGGCGCGCAATTCACGCCTCCGTTCCAAACCGCTTGCCAGGGGACAGCAGGAGCAGAAAAAGCAGTTACGTCTCCGAGATTTCAGGAACGGTCGTGACAGCGCGCCGCTACCGTTTCGTAAATCTGTTCCGCCGGTTGGGTCAGTGGCAAAAAGCGCCCCATGGCCAGCCGCAGAAGGGCTTTCAGATGGAGGCGGCCACCGTATCCGACTGTTGCAGCGAGAGGCAGCATCTTCCCGACATCGGAATACAAGCGAGCAAATTCCGCAAAATTGCTGAAATCCTCGTGGTTGCCGGCCCTCATTAAAAAGGTTTCCGTTGCCGCACCGTTCGCAAGCACGGCCTCGTGGGTATCAAGCACGATATGGAAATATTCGAGAACGTCGGTTTTTGCCGGAAGAGCGGGGACAACCGAACTGCCGTTGACCAGGTCCCGGGCCTGGATAAGCACGCCTTCGAGCAACAGACCGTGTCCGGGCGACAGATAGAGGTCGGCATACGGCGTATTTTTTCCCAGGGCATTCTTCGCAATACGGATCGGCATGACGTTTGACGGCCACCGTGCGCCGCGACGCTGGTAGCGGTTGAAACCGATCCATTTCACCGGCTTGGCGGTTCCGTTCGCGGTCTTGACGAGATCGCCGATCCGGAGGCTCTCGACGGGAACCTCGCCGGCTGTCGTCAGGATGGAGGTGCCCCGCACAAAGCATCGCGAGCCATCCCCTTTGTCCTTGTCCTTGTCTTTGTCTTTATCCGACTTGGCGTAGCCTATCGTTGGAACTGTCATGGCCAGGATTGCCGCAGCCTTCGCTCCTGCTGCCGCCGTAAGGCCAAGGAAATGTCGTCTTGTGCGTCCGAGCACCGTATGGCTGTCGCGTTCAACTGGCATGTTGGCCTCCAATGGTCGGTAGGACTGATGTTGGCCCAGTCTACCTTGGTTTTGGAAGCACGCAGATTACTCAAAAAGGACAGCTGAGGGCATTTTTGTCGGAATATTGAAGCATTCGAGGGAGAAGCTACGCCAAATGATGTAGGTGACGTACCCTCGCGTGATTGCCGCATATACTCACGGAGAGGGCTAAAAACGCTTGCCCTACCGCTTTCGCCACCCTGCCTGCGAACGCCTGTTTTGACGTTCGCAGGGGCCGCAGCTTAAAGCGATGGAATTAGACCACCGTCTCGCCGCCGTCGACGACAAGGATCTGGCCGGTCATGTAGGACGAGCGGTCGGAGACGAGGAAGAGGATCGGTTCGGCGATTTCGGAAACATCCGCCCAGCGACCGAGGGGCACCTTGTCGGCGATATAGGCTTCGATTGCCTGTCTACCGCCCATCTGCGCGATGAAGGGTTCGTTGAAGGGGGTATCGACCCAGCCGGGGCAGAGTGCGTTCACGCGGATGCCGAATTTTGCATAGTCGCCGGCCATCTGCCGGGTCATGGCGATGACGGCGTGTTTCGTCGTCGTATAGGCGATCATCTCGCGGTCGTAGAGCACGCCGGATGAGGACGCCGTATTGAGGATCACGCCCTTGCCCGCCTGCTTCATGATCGGCATGACAAAGCGCGCCGCCATAAAATGCGCTCGCACGTTCAGCGACCAGGATTTGTCGAAACCTTCAATCGCCACCTGCTCGAGATCGCCGGCCACCTGCGCGCCGGCATGGTTGTGCAGGATATCGATACGGCCATGATGCTCCACGACGGAGGCGATGCCGGCCTCCAGCGCATCGTCGTCGGTGACATCGAGAACGAGGCTTTCTGCTGTTCCGCCGGCCTCGTGGATCAATTCCACGGTCTCGCCGGCATTCATGAAATCCACATCGACGACGACGACGTGAGCGCCTTCTCGCGCCATGGCCAGTGTGCCGGCACGGCCGATACCTGAGCCGGAGCCGGTGACAATGGCGACGCGGTTCTTGAGGATCATGGCGGCCTCCCGTTCAGTTCGTTGTTTTCTTTTCGCGCATCAGGAAACGCGCGATGAGGATCATGCAGAGCGACGCCACCAGCACCATCGTCGCGATGGCGTTGATCTCGGGCGTGACGCCGCGGCGGATGGAGGCGAAGACATAGATGGGCAGCGTCGTGTTGGAGCCGGCGACGAAGAAGGCGATGATGAAATCGTCGAAGGAGAAGGTGAAGGCGAGCAGGAAGCCGGCAAGGACCGACGGCATGATTTGTGGCAGCACGATCTGGCGGAAGGTCGTGAAGGGCGTTGCATAGAGATCGTTGGACGCCTCGACGATATCGCGGCCGAGGCTGGCGATGCGGGCTTTGACGATCATCGTCACCAGCGCCATTGTGAACAACCCGTGGGCTGCGATGATCGAGCCGAAGCCGAGGGAGAGTTTCGGTGGCTGCTCGCCCGGCCATGCGGCTGCCAGCAGTGGATTGATGAAGCCGAAGACCTGTACCAGCGCCACCAGCGTCGCAATGCCGATGACGACGCCCGGCACGACGATGGCGGCGGCGAAGAGACCATCGAACACGGCCCGCATCCGGCCACCCAGTCGCTCCATGCCGAGCGCCGCCATGGTTCCGAAGACGGCTGCGAGCACGGCGCTGATGAAGGCGATCACGAGGCTGTTCTGCAGCGCGTCCGTCAGGAAGGTGTTGGAGAGCGCCTTGGCATACCACTGGGTCGAGAAGCCGACGAACTCGCTGGCGCTGCGGCCGGAGTTGAACGAGAACAAAACGACCAGCGCAATCGGCGCATAGAGAAAGACATAAACGGCAGAAATGAAGCCACGCATCAGACGAGATCCACCTGTCGTGTGCCGGCCACGCGCCACGCGATGCGCATGGCAACAAGCAGGATGATGACGACGACCACGACGAGCGTCACGGCAATCGCCGAACCGAACGGCCAGTTGCGCGATTGCAGGAAGAGATCGACCAGCGCATTGCCGATGAAGAACACCTTGCCGCCGCCGAGAAGCTGCGGAATGAGGTATTCGCCGAGCAGCAGGATGGTAACGAGCGCAACCCCGGTCATGACGCCGGGCAGCGACAGGGGCAGGGTGATGCCGAAGAAGGTCGAGATCGGTTTGGCCCCGAGATCGGCGGAGGCTTCCAGCAGGCGGCGGTCGAGCTTCTCGAGGCTCACATAGATCGGCATGATCATCAGTGGCAGGTAGCTGTAGACGATGCCGAGCAGCACGGCGCCCGGCGTATTGAGGAGCCGGACATTCTCGATGCCGACCATCTCAAGGAGATGCGGCAGGCCACGGGCGCCCAGAATGTACATCCAGGCATAGACGCGCACGAGCAGGCTCGTCCAGAACGGCACGACGACCAGCGAAACCAATACCAGCCGGTATTTCGGGCTTGCCTTGACGGCCAGATAGTAGGCGACGGGATACGCGACCAGCAGGCAGAGGAAGGCGCCGACCGGGGCGAGCATCAGCGTGTTCTTGAAGGCTGCCGCGCGGGCTCCGAGATTGGCGAATTGCGCAAAGGTGAAGGACGCCTGATAGCCGCCTTCCGGCGCGCGCTCGCCGAAGGAGAAGACGACGATGGCGATGAACGGCAGCACCAGAAACACGAACAGCCACAGGCTTGCCGGCGTGAGCAACGCGGCAGTGACCAGGCGTTTCTTGGTTTCGGGTGTGATGGCCATCGGATGTTTTCTGTTTGAGGAGTGGAGGCGGCCACGCCCGGGGGCGTGACTGCGGTGTTTGAAATCCTTGCGCTGGAACCCTCTTCTTCCCGTTGGGGAGAAGAGGGAGCCAGATTAAGCAGACTTGAAGCGCGCCATCAGCTCCGCGCGGCCCGGATCGGTCAGCGTCACGGCGGCGCCGAATTCCAGGGGCGTCAGCGATGCCTCGTCCGGATAGACGATCTTGTTGGAGGTGATCTCCTTCGGTAGCAGTGCGATGATGCGGCTGTCGGTGGCGGGCGCGCCGTTGGCGATATGCTCCTTTACCGCGTTGGCCGGGTCCATCAGATAGTTGAGCAGGGCGTAACCGGCCGCCTTGTTCGGTGCGCTCTTGGGGATGGCGTAGTAGTCGGTCCAGATTTCGCCGCCGTCGGTGCCGAGGATATAGGCGATCTCAGGCATGTCGCGGTTGAGCTGGGCGCCGTCATTGGTCCAGCACATGGTCATCCAGGCGTCGGTCGAGCGCATGGAGGGCTGGTAGTCGGAGTTGATGGCGAAGAGATGCGGCTTGACCTTGATCAGCAGCTCTTCGGCCTTGGCGAGTTCTTCGGCCTTGATCGAGTTGAAGCCGTAGCCGAGCGAGACCAGCGCGCTGCCGATCGTCGTCAGCTGGTAGTCGTGCACCATGGCGCGGCCGTCGGCTTCCGTCTGGGCGATCTCGAAGAAGTCCTTCCAGGTGGTCAGCTTGCTTTTGATCTTCGAGGTGTTGACGGAGAAGCCGGTCGTACCCCAGTTCTTCGGCACCGCGTAGGTCTTGCCGTCGATCTTGCCTTCCGAGGTGAAGCGCGGGTTCTGCGTCGTCTGGCTGAAGTTCGGCACCTTGGCGAGATCGAGCTCCTCGATCAGGTCGAGCTTCTGGTAGGTGGAGATCGTGTAGTTCGTCGGCACGAACAGCGACCAGCCGGAAGCGCCCGCCTGCAGCTTTGCCAGCATTTCCTCGTTCGAGCCGAAGACGTTGACCTCCACCGCGACGCCGGTCGCGGCGGTGAAGTTCTCGAAGGTTGCGGGGTCATGGTAGTTCGGCCAGGTGGCAATCGACATCTGCGTGCCGAGGTCTTCCGCCGCAAAGGCCGGGCTCGAAAGCGCGCCGGGGAAGCGGGTCATGACCGCGGTCGCCAGACCAAGGCCGGTGATACCGAGGAAATGCCGGCGAGAGACGGAGCCGCGCTTCAGGCGCATGAACTCGTCCATGAAGCCCGATGCGGAGATGGGAAGATTATCCTTGTAGTCCTTGCTCATGATGCTGTTCCCTTTGTTTTGATTTTAGGCTGCACGTGATGCTGAAAAGACAGTTATGCTGAAAAGATGTGGGCGGCTCTCGGATCGAAGCCGAGGAAGACCGCTTCGCCGGGCTCGACCAGTTCGCTGTCCTGAATGCCGCGCCGGTCGGCGGTCACGAGAAAATCGCCAAGCCCCGGAACGCTGACGGCATATTCCGCCGACGAGCCGAGGAAAATGCGGTGGGTCACCGTTCCTTCAAACGAGGCGAGATCGGTCGCGGCTGCCCGGGTGAGCCGGATGGCCTCCGGGCGGATCGCGACGATTGCATCGCCGGGCGCGAGCGACGCAACGCCTGCTGATATCGCCGAGCCATCCTTCAGTCTAAGCGTGCTGCCGTCCGCCTCAAGCTTCGCATCGATACGGTTGGTCTTGCCGACGAAATCCGCGACAAAGAGATCGGCGGGTCGATCATAGACCTCCTGCGGCGATCCGAGCTGGCGGATGCGCCCCGCGCTCATGACGCAGACGATATCTGCCATTGAGAGCGCCTCTTCTTGATCGTGGGTCACGAGCACGAAGGTGATGCCAAGCTCGCGCTGCAGCGTCTGCAGTTCGATCTGCATGGCCGAGCGCAGCTTCTTGTCGAGCGCGGCGAGCGGCTCGTCGAGAAGCAGCACCGACGGACGATTGACGAGCGCGCGTGCCAACGCAACACGCTGTTGCTGGCCGCCGGACATTTCATGGATGCGGCGCTTGGCGAAGCCATCGAGCCGCACCATCTCCAGCGCTTCCGCCACCCGGTGGTTGATTTCGGCAGAGGTGAGCTTCGGCCGCATCTGCTTCAGGCCATAGGCGACATTCTGCTCGACGTTGAAATGGGGAAACAGCGCATAGTGCTGGAACACCATGTTGACCGGGCGGCGATAGGCGGGGATGCCGTTCATCTCGCGCCCGTCGATCAGCACGGTGCCTTCGCTCGGCTGCTCGAAGCCGCCGATCATGCGCAGGCAGGTGGTCTTGCCACAGCCGGACGGGCCGAGCAGCGCCAGGAAGGCGCCCTTCGGCACGGTAAGGTTGATGTCCGTCACGGCGGTCACGGCGCCATAGTTTTTCGTGACCGAACGGAACTCGATGTCGTTCGTCGAAGCGGATGTCAAATCTGTTCCCCGCGGTTGGTTTGGAGAGGACAGTCTATCGCTGCCTTTTGCCACCGTCGTTAGGAAAAGACTAAGCCCGCCCCTCCCGGACGGTATATACCCCGAAAGAGGTATTTTAGCTCGAAAAGCTTCGTGGAAGGTATATACCGGCAGCCGCGATACGTGGCGGCGAATGGAGGGAGGCAGTCGGATGAGCACAAATCTCGAAGCGCTGTTCCAGGCGTTCAGTGCCACCATCGGCAAGCCGGCCATGGACGATGCTACCTTCGGCGAAACCTTCCGGCAGATGATGTCGTCGCTGGTGCGGTTCGACTATCTCGTGGTCTTTGCCTATCGCGGCAAGGAGCGGCCGGTCGATCTCTACAGCACCTTCAATGCGAAGGAGCACATCATCTTCGTCACACTCTATCAGGCCGGTCCCTATCTGCTCGACCCTTTCTACCAGACGGCCCAGGATCGCCGCGCCGGCGTCTTCCGCATGCGGGAACTGGCGCCAGACC
Proteins encoded in this region:
- a CDS encoding ABC transporter ATP-binding protein translates to MTSASTNDIEFRSVTKNYGAVTAVTDINLTVPKGAFLALLGPSGCGKTTCLRMIGGFEQPSEGTVLIDGREMNGIPAYRRPVNMVFQHYALFPHFNVEQNVAYGLKQMRPKLTSAEINHRVAEALEMVRLDGFAKRRIHEMSGGQQQRVALARALVNRPSVLLLDEPLAALDKKLRSAMQIELQTLQRELGITFVLVTHDQEEALSMADIVCVMSAGRIRQLGSPQEVYDRPADLFVADFVGKTNRIDAKLEADGSTLRLKDGSAISAGVASLAPGDAIVAIRPEAIRLTRAAATDLASFEGTVTHRIFLGSSAEYAVSVPGLGDFLVTADRRGIQDSELVEPGEAVFLGFDPRAAHIFSA